From the genome of Acinetobacter lwoffii, one region includes:
- a CDS encoding SMI1/KNR4 family protein, with product MNIDVSRDHGLIDRKIIENYAKSIGYKFPKSYVELLSKHNGLTPQKNYFEFLDHNNEITDRDVYFYSYGYEEIEIWDEEDRIKYEDSIKKYEAIELNQPDEDMYEFMDKHIVIFGKCAGGDLLAFDYRDELNTDEPPITLIYHDDLIEISPTENKLRTIKLANNFTSFMALLKEDNF from the coding sequence ATGAATATTGATGTAAGCAGAGATCATGGCCTAATTGATAGAAAAATTATTGAAAATTATGCTAAGTCTATTGGTTATAAATTTCCTAAGTCTTATGTTGAATTACTCAGTAAACACAATGGATTAACACCTCAAAAGAACTATTTTGAGTTTTTAGATCATAACAACGAGATCACAGATAGAGACGTATATTTTTATAGCTACGGATATGAAGAAATCGAAATTTGGGATGAAGAAGATCGTATAAAGTATGAGGATTCCATCAAAAAATATGAAGCAATTGAATTAAATCAGCCTGATGAAGACATGTATGAATTTATGGATAAACACATAGTGATTTTTGGAAAATGTGCAGGTGGTGACTTACTAGCTTTTGATTACAGAGACGAGCTTAATACTGATGAACCACCTATTACTCTGATTTATCATGATGACCTTATCGAAATATCACCAACTGAAAATAAGTTGAGAACTATAAAATTAGCAAATAAC
- a CDS encoding IS5-like element IS17 family transposase, whose protein sequence is MKKPTHKIYRTTNWPAYNRALMSRGNIAIWFDPATQWYAPSKGKQGRNQTYSDAAIQCCLMIKSLFRLSLRMVTGFVQSLIKLCGLNWTAPDYSTLCRRQKHIDIAISYQKSSDGLHLLVDSTGMKFLGEGEWKRKKHGAEYRRQWRKLHIGIDAKTLQIRAIQLTTNNVSDSQVLGDLLNQIPQDEQIDSVYTDGAYDTKQCRQVIADRQAHAVIPPRKNAKPWKDTKSSSLERNELLRTVKRLGRTLWKKWSGYHRRSLVETKMHCIKLLGDKLMARSFPSQVNEIHARVAVLNRFTELGRPLTQVTP, encoded by the coding sequence ATGAAGAAGCCTACACACAAAATCTACCGCACAACCAATTGGCCCGCATATAACCGAGCACTCATGAGTCGCGGAAATATTGCCATTTGGTTTGATCCTGCTACGCAATGGTATGCTCCATCAAAAGGCAAACAAGGGCGAAATCAAACCTACTCCGACGCAGCTATCCAATGCTGCTTAATGATTAAATCCTTATTCCGTCTATCTTTACGTATGGTCACTGGCTTTGTGCAAAGTCTGATTAAACTTTGCGGATTAAATTGGACCGCACCAGATTACAGTACGCTTTGTAGAAGACAAAAGCATATTGATATTGCAATCAGCTACCAAAAAAGTAGCGATGGGCTGCATCTACTCGTAGACTCTACAGGCATGAAGTTTCTAGGTGAGGGCGAATGGAAACGCAAGAAACATGGAGCTGAATATCGTCGCCAATGGCGTAAACTACATATTGGTATAGATGCCAAAACCCTACAAATACGCGCTATTCAGCTCACAACCAATAATGTCAGTGATTCACAGGTGCTTGGTGATTTACTTAATCAGATTCCACAAGATGAGCAGATTGACTCTGTTTATACCGATGGAGCTTATGACACCAAGCAATGCCGTCAGGTCATTGCAGATCGGCAAGCACATGCGGTGATTCCACCTAGAAAAAATGCGAAACCATGGAAAGATACAAAGAGTAGCTCGCTAGAGCGAAATGAATTACTTCGAACAGTTAAACGTTTAGGCAGGACATTATGGAAAAAATGGTCAGGCTATCATCGGCGCAGTTTGGTGGAAACCAAGATGCATTGCATCAAATTATTAGGCGATAAATTAATGGCAAGAAGCTTTCCTAGTCAGGTGAATGAAATTCATGCACGTGTAGCAGTCCTCAACAGATTTACGGAATTAGGTCGACCACTTACCCAAGTTACGCCTTAA
- a CDS encoding SMI1/KNR4 family protein codes for MQFIENSFEYSDSNNEIGESSIGFCCFGKELGGDHIENCQDQDIYGQDRIVIFGLNGCGDYIGFDYRSDVNNPKVVLMYHDQYIKDQHGQPKLKLVEVSDSFDNFLSLLR; via the coding sequence GTGCAATTTATTGAGAATAGTTTTGAATATTCTGATTCTAATAATGAGATTGGAGAATCTAGCATAGGATTTTGTTGCTTTGGAAAAGAGCTAGGCGGTGATCATATTGAAAACTGTCAAGATCAGGATATATATGGCCAGGATAGGATAGTCATTTTTGGACTAAATGGTTGTGGTGACTATATCGGATTTGACTACAGATCTGACGTTAATAATCCGAAAGTAGTTCTTATGTACCATGATCAGTATATTAAAGATCAACATGGACAACCCAAATTAAAATTAGTAGAAGTATCTGATAGTTTTGATAATTTTTTGAGTTTACTAAGATAG
- a CDS encoding IS630 family transposase — protein sequence MAFEQATQQIEELREQAARGEIILGYVDETGFSSTPDNRYAWTKIGDVHAVDAIRLKRVNVMGCLLSTGKLVTSCLQESVKSTWFYAYLTGIAQQVKQMYNLPLVLIADNASIHRSKKMADYRELLKTNFSTNLYFIPAYSPELNRIEMVWKQMKYYWRDFQVMTADKIEQWVEKVSNQFGKEYMFTF from the coding sequence ATTGCATTTGAACAAGCAACACAGCAGATTGAAGAATTACGAGAGCAAGCGGCACGTGGTGAAATTATATTAGGTTATGTTGATGAAACAGGATTTTCATCTACACCTGATAACCGCTATGCGTGGACAAAGATAGGTGATGTTCATGCGGTTGATGCAATAAGATTAAAACGAGTTAATGTCATGGGGTGTTTGCTTTCAACGGGGAAACTGGTGACAAGCTGTTTACAAGAGTCAGTGAAAAGCACTTGGTTTTATGCCTATTTAACTGGAATAGCTCAACAAGTAAAACAGATGTATAACCTTCCATTGGTTCTTATTGCTGATAATGCCTCGATTCATAGAAGTAAAAAGATGGCTGATTACAGAGAGCTACTTAAAACTAACTTTTCGACGAATCTGTATTTTATTCCAGCTTATAGCCCTGAGTTAAATCGAATCGAGATGGTATGGAAGCAGATGAAATATTATTGGCGAGATTTTCAAGTCATGACAGCTGACAAAATAGAGCAATGGGTGGAGAAAGTATCAAACCAATTCGGAAAAGAATACATGTTTACTTTTTAA
- a CDS encoding helix-turn-helix domain-containing protein, whose protein sequence is MPRIVSVPLSLEQRERLIFLVKHAKHWRERQRAQTILWLSEGKSVAEVATLQERIPETIRLQRRRWELYEFESIKEGHRSGRPNTLISDYQAKILDWVNTSPLNAEQIRVKLHEEYEVSVSVETIRKFLRDSGMVFKRTRHSLKKKRSDCI, encoded by the coding sequence ATGCCTAGAATTGTTTCTGTACCACTTAGTTTAGAACAGCGAGAACGACTCATTTTTCTGGTCAAGCATGCAAAACATTGGCGTGAAAGGCAACGTGCCCAAACTATTCTCTGGCTTTCCGAAGGTAAAAGTGTTGCGGAAGTTGCCACTCTACAAGAACGTATCCCAGAAACCATAAGGCTACAACGCCGACGTTGGGAATTGTATGAGTTTGAATCGATTAAAGAAGGTCATCGCTCAGGTCGACCCAATACATTGATCTCAGACTATCAGGCGAAAATCCTAGATTGGGTCAATACAAGTCCACTCAATGCAGAACAAATCCGAGTCAAACTACATGAAGAATACGAAGTGTCCGTGTCTGTTGAAACCATTCGTAAGTTTTTACGTGATTCAGGTATGGTCTTCAAGCGTACCCGTCATAGCTTGAAAAAAAAGAGATCCGATTGCATTTGA
- a CDS encoding type II toxin-antitoxin system RelE family toxin gives MTYKLLRHKDFTAEWEKLPVAIRDQFKKKLAKAIEQPHIPKNMLRGDLAGCYKIKLLKAGVRLVYQVKDDQVVILLITVGKRADSIVYDEAKKRIKD, from the coding sequence ATGACTTATAAGCTTTTACGTCACAAGGACTTTACAGCAGAATGGGAAAAACTCCCTGTTGCTATACGAGATCAATTTAAAAAGAAACTAGCCAAAGCCATAGAGCAGCCACATATTCCAAAGAATATGCTTAGAGGCGATCTTGCAGGTTGCTATAAAATCAAATTATTAAAAGCTGGTGTCCGACTTGTCTATCAAGTTAAAGATGATCAGGTAGTTATCCTGCTCATTACCGTCGGAAAACGAGCTGATAGCATAGTTTATGACGAAGCGAAAAAGCGAATTAAAGACTAA
- a CDS encoding type II toxin-antitoxin system RelB/DinJ family antitoxin yields the protein MATVNFRIDEALKEKSYSILKEQGIAPTDFFTSILEYVATTGKLPVKKALLSEEDEELLALVRKRINDPKEMFEEVTLDDL from the coding sequence ATGGCTACTGTTAACTTCAGGATCGATGAAGCCCTTAAAGAAAAATCTTATTCAATCCTTAAAGAGCAAGGTATTGCACCTACGGATTTCTTCACTAGTATTCTTGAGTATGTTGCTACGACTGGGAAACTGCCTGTCAAAAAAGCTTTGCTTTCGGAAGAAGATGAAGAATTATTAGCTCTTGTCCGTAAGCGCATTAATGATCCTAAAGAGATGTTTGAGGAAGTCACATTAGATGACTTATAA
- a CDS encoding LysR family transcriptional regulator, producing MKSTFDELLVFVTIADCGSIVKTAEQLNQTTSAISRTLQRLEKKLNVKLIERTTRSLNLTYDGKIFLERARKLLSDLNEAEELLINPGTEPTGLIKIDSATPFVLHVIIPLIPEFIERYPKISIELTSHDHVIDLLEHKIDVAIRFGDLEDSSLYAKLLYKSRLYIVASAEYLKKNNLPKSIIELNQHRLLGFSHPLHLNNWPIYINDQLYKTSPSITASNGESVRQLALQGVGIACLSEFLILKDIKEGKLIALFEDEIKIHEQKIHAVYYKKNYIPKRVRLFIDYLYEKLQQLN from the coding sequence ATGAAATCTACATTTGATGAACTTTTAGTATTTGTTACGATCGCTGATTGTGGCTCTATAGTGAAAACAGCAGAACAATTAAATCAAACAACATCTGCTATCAGTCGCACATTACAACGCCTCGAAAAAAAATTAAATGTTAAATTAATCGAACGTACAACCCGTAGCCTTAATCTTACCTATGATGGAAAAATTTTTTTAGAAAGAGCAAGAAAATTACTTTCTGATTTGAATGAAGCTGAAGAGTTGTTAATTAATCCAGGTACTGAACCTACAGGCTTAATTAAAATAGATTCAGCAACACCGTTTGTATTGCATGTAATTATTCCATTAATACCAGAGTTTATAGAACGATATCCAAAAATCAGTATTGAACTAACTAGTCATGATCATGTAATTGATTTATTAGAGCATAAAATAGATGTTGCTATACGATTTGGTGATCTAGAAGATTCAAGTCTCTATGCAAAATTATTATATAAAAGTCGTTTGTATATCGTTGCTAGCGCTGAATATCTCAAAAAAAATAACTTACCAAAATCTATTATTGAGTTAAATCAACATAGATTATTAGGATTTAGCCATCCTTTGCATTTAAATAATTGGCCAATTTATATAAATGATCAACTATATAAAACTTCACCATCTATTACAGCTTCTAATGGCGAAAGTGTTCGTCAACTTGCTTTACAAGGCGTAGGAATCGCTTGTCTCTCTGAATTTTTAATTTTAAAGGATATAAAAGAAGGTAAATTAATTGCTTTATTTGAAGATGAAATAAAGATTCATGAGCAAAAAATCCATGCTGTCTATTACAAAAAAAATTATATACCTAAGAGAGTTAGATTATTTATTGATTATTTATATGAAAAATTACAACAGCTTAATTAA
- a CDS encoding NAD(P)H-dependent oxidoreductase: MNNILIINGAKTFAHSNGELNDTLTILAEEVLTKLGHKVKVTRADSAFDPKEEVKKYLWADAIIYQMPGWWMGAPWTVKKYIDDVFTEGHGHIYANDGRSRSDTSKKYGSGGLMHGKKFMLSLTWNAPAEAFTDPKQFFEGRGVDGVYLPFRKANEFLGMQSMSTFIAHDVIKAPNLPQIKDDYRQHLIRNFSASVI; encoded by the coding sequence ATGAATAATATTTTAATTATCAATGGTGCTAAAACTTTTGCTCATTCTAATGGTGAATTGAATGATACCTTGACAATTTTAGCAGAAGAAGTGTTAACCAAATTAGGTCATAAAGTTAAAGTTACGCGTGCTGATAGTGCTTTTGATCCAAAAGAGGAGGTAAAAAAATATCTTTGGGCTGATGCTATTATTTATCAAATGCCAGGCTGGTGGATGGGTGCACCATGGACAGTAAAAAAATATATTGATGATGTATTTACTGAAGGTCATGGTCATATATACGCTAATGATGGTCGTTCACGTTCGGATACTTCTAAAAAATATGGTTCGGGAGGCTTAATGCATGGCAAAAAATTTATGCTGTCATTAACTTGGAATGCACCTGCTGAAGCATTTACTGATCCAAAACAATTTTTTGAGGGGAGAGGTGTAGATGGGGTTTATTTGCCTTTTCGAAAAGCCAATGAGTTTCTTGGTATGCAAAGCATGTCAACATTTATTGCTCATGACGTCATCAAAGCACCAAACTTACCACAAATAAAAGATGACTATCGCCAACATTTGATCCGTAATTTTTCTGCATCAGTGATATAG
- a CDS encoding putative quinol monooxygenase, whose protein sequence is MLTIIAEIKVKPGSKHLQHVINSFKEITPTVLEEDGCFGYELLINHESHASYQAPLKNTVVMLEKWKSIKHLDAHLATVHMQEHHFKIKDDVLGVDIRILENGF, encoded by the coding sequence ATGTTAACAATTATTGCTGAAATTAAAGTAAAACCCGGTTCAAAGCATCTGCAACATGTAATCAATTCATTCAAGGAGATCACACCAACAGTGCTTGAAGAAGATGGTTGTTTTGGCTACGAATTACTTATTAATCATGAGAGTCATGCGTCTTATCAGGCGCCATTGAAAAATACAGTCGTTATGTTGGAAAAATGGAAAAGTATCAAACATTTAGATGCCCACCTTGCAACCGTACATATGCAAGAACATCACTTTAAGATAAAAGATGATGTGCTTGGTGTTGATATCCGAATTTTAGAGAATGGATTTTAA
- a CDS encoding addiction module antidote protein encodes MVKVADLPSFDMAESLKTEEDIVIYLNMVLEENDPAELAHALGVIAKARGMTQIAKEAGIGREALYKALRHDSAPRFDTINRVVNALGLKLTVQHA; translated from the coding sequence ATGGTTAAAGTAGCTGATTTACCAAGTTTTGATATGGCTGAGTCACTCAAAACTGAAGAAGACATTGTGATTTATCTCAATATGGTTCTTGAAGAGAATGATCCAGCTGAATTAGCTCATGCACTTGGTGTTATTGCTAAAGCTCGTGGCATGACTCAAATCGCTAAAGAAGCAGGGATTGGGCGTGAGGCACTCTACAAAGCCCTACGTCATGATTCAGCACCACGTTTTGATACAATTAATCGTGTAGTAAATGCTTTAGGCTTAAAACTCACAGTACAACACGCCTAA
- a CDS encoding type II toxin-antitoxin system RelE/ParE family toxin, producing MIEIKRLPEFDEWLDGIKDNMTRIRLNRRLDKVQRGNWGDIKPLQDGVWEMREFFGSGWRMYYIQHGDVVIVMLGGGDKSTQQQDIDRAVKLSKTLED from the coding sequence ATGATTGAAATTAAACGTCTGCCAGAATTTGATGAATGGTTGGATGGCATTAAAGACAATATGACCCGTATCCGCCTGAATCGTCGATTAGATAAGGTTCAACGTGGAAACTGGGGAGACATTAAACCTCTCCAAGATGGCGTTTGGGAAATGAGAGAATTCTTCGGTTCTGGATGGAGGATGTATTACATCCAACATGGTGACGTTGTGATTGTAATGCTTGGTGGTGGAGATAAATCAACTCAACAACAAGACATCGATCGTGCAGTCAAACTATCGAAAACGTTGGAGGATTAA
- a CDS encoding GlxA family transcriptional regulator, protein MAIPVIGLFVYPNINPFHFSIPHIIFNIKIEDKRLFDLRIFSIDGQPVKTEQSMMIIPDGGIELIKQLDLIIIPGWDDFNYKPEKVLIDALNCAYQAGIRIVGLCYGTYALAYAGLLDHKKAATHWMAEQDFSERFPQVQLDNDALYVEDQRIVTSAGTGAALDCCLYLVREIYNARIANKVARVMVIPPHREGGQTQFIEQPVAESSQDAQINLLLDFLRKNLALQHNIESLAERTHMTRRTFTRHFKKATGMTLVDWLNTERIRLSCELLEATNLSIEKITELSGFNNTVSFRKNFREKYGTSPQAWRKAFGIINENNPPHLT, encoded by the coding sequence ATGGCTATACCAGTGATTGGATTGTTCGTATATCCCAATATAAATCCATTTCACTTCTCTATCCCCCATATCATTTTCAATATCAAGATTGAAGATAAACGCTTATTTGATCTGAGAATTTTTTCTATAGATGGCCAACCCGTAAAAACAGAACAGTCTATGATGATTATCCCTGATGGGGGGATCGAACTTATTAAACAATTGGATCTTATTATTATTCCTGGATGGGATGATTTTAATTACAAACCTGAAAAAGTACTTATCGATGCCCTAAATTGTGCATATCAAGCTGGAATTAGAATTGTAGGGTTATGCTACGGAACTTATGCATTGGCATATGCAGGGCTGCTTGACCATAAAAAAGCAGCTACGCACTGGATGGCTGAACAGGATTTTAGTGAACGATTTCCACAGGTTCAACTTGATAATGACGCCCTGTATGTAGAAGACCAAAGGATCGTAACCTCTGCTGGAACAGGCGCAGCGTTAGACTGCTGCTTGTACTTGGTACGTGAAATCTATAATGCACGAATTGCGAATAAAGTTGCTAGAGTAATGGTGATCCCGCCTCACCGTGAAGGTGGGCAAACTCAGTTTATTGAACAGCCAGTCGCAGAATCGAGCCAAGATGCACAAATTAACCTATTACTTGATTTTTTAAGAAAGAATTTAGCCTTACAACATAATATTGAAAGCCTCGCTGAACGGACACATATGACACGCAGGACGTTCACACGGCACTTTAAGAAAGCGACAGGTATGACCTTAGTCGATTGGCTGAATACTGAAAGAATCAGATTAAGTTGTGAACTTTTAGAAGCGACAAACTTGTCTATCGAAAAGATAACCGAGCTTTCAGGTTTTAATAATACTGTGTCATTTAGAAAGAATTTCCGTGAAAAATATGGCACCAGCCCTCAGGCATGGAGAAAAGCTTTTGGGATCATTAATGAGAATAATCCGCCCCATTTAACATAA
- a CDS encoding MBL fold metallo-hydrolase — translation MNKILSSSVIALSLAMVSVHLYANDKVVQRDTSKVTHIQEIRNATIKVTYADTTFLIDPMFAKKGFYEGFPDTHRSYLRNPLVDLPIKPETILEGVDAVIVTHTHLDHWDDAAQATIPKNMPLFVQNKEDQKIIQSQGFKDVRVLTQATFEGIKLTKTGGQHGTDAMYRIPKLKAGLGEAMGVVFEAAGHETVYVAGDTIWRSEVDQAIQTFKPDVIVLNTGNALVDGSKESIIMGKEDTYHATQKAPNAKVVAVHMDAINHMSVTRAELADYVKDKGIQDKVLIPIDGETLSF, via the coding sequence ATGAATAAAATTTTAAGTAGCTCTGTTATCGCACTCTCTCTGGCAATGGTTTCAGTCCATTTATATGCGAATGATAAGGTGGTTCAGCGAGATACTTCTAAAGTTACGCATATACAAGAAATTCGCAATGCAACGATTAAAGTAACCTATGCTGATACGACTTTTTTAATTGACCCAATGTTTGCTAAAAAAGGATTCTATGAAGGTTTTCCTGATACTCATCGTAGCTATTTACGGAACCCATTAGTCGATTTGCCTATCAAGCCCGAAACGATTTTAGAAGGTGTAGATGCGGTAATCGTGACCCATACCCATCTAGATCATTGGGATGATGCAGCACAAGCGACTATTCCGAAAAACATGCCGTTGTTTGTACAGAATAAAGAAGACCAGAAAATCATTCAGTCACAAGGCTTCAAAGATGTTCGTGTATTAACTCAAGCGACCTTTGAAGGGATTAAGCTCACTAAAACTGGTGGTCAACACGGTACTGATGCCATGTACCGTATTCCTAAGCTTAAAGCTGGATTAGGTGAAGCAATGGGTGTGGTATTTGAAGCTGCTGGCCATGAAACTGTTTATGTGGCAGGAGATACCATCTGGCGTTCTGAAGTTGATCAAGCGATTCAAACATTTAAACCTGATGTGATTGTCTTGAATACAGGTAACGCCTTGGTTGATGGCTCTAAAGAATCCATTATTATGGGCAAAGAAGATACTTATCATGCAACTCAGAAAGCACCAAATGCTAAAGTGGTTGCTGTTCACATGGATGCAATTAACCACATGTCGGTAACACGTGCTGAGCTTGCAGATTACGTAAAGGACAAAGGAATCCAAGATAAGGTTTTAATTCCTATCGATGGTGAAACGCTTTCTTTCTAA
- a CDS encoding cysteine hydrolase family protein: MSKSALLVIDLQNEYLPTGKLPLVNIEQAAANAVKVITKARQDGTQVIHVQHIADAESPIFEPSSNSIEFQDTVKPQEDEAVIIKNHINAFLNTNLKEILDSNQVTELVVIGAMTHMCVDAAVRAASDFGYKVKVIHDACATLDLEFNGVKVPAGHVHATLMAAFEFAYAQVISTEDYVS; this comes from the coding sequence ATGTCAAAATCAGCTTTATTAGTTATCGACTTACAAAATGAATATCTACCTACAGGTAAATTACCATTGGTAAATATTGAACAAGCTGCTGCTAATGCAGTGAAAGTAATTACGAAAGCACGTCAAGACGGTACTCAAGTGATTCATGTGCAACATATTGCTGATGCTGAATCTCCTATATTTGAACCTAGCTCAAATAGTATTGAATTTCAGGACACAGTTAAGCCGCAAGAAGATGAAGCTGTAATCATTAAAAATCACATCAATGCGTTCTTAAATACGAATCTCAAAGAAATTTTAGATAGCAATCAAGTGACTGAGTTAGTCGTGATTGGTGCTATGACGCATATGTGTGTTGATGCTGCTGTTCGTGCTGCTTCTGATTTTGGTTATAAGGTAAAAGTGATACATGATGCTTGTGCAACACTAGACTTGGAATTTAATGGCGTTAAAGTACCTGCTGGTCATGTCCATGCAACATTAATGGCCGCTTTTGAATTTGCATATGCTCAAGTAATATCAACTGAAGATTATGTTAGCTAA
- a CDS encoding addiction module antidote protein: MAIKLRKWDSAEHLKTEEDMQAYLQACIDESNGDAAFIAKALGNIAKAKGMAQLSRDTGLGRESLYKALSGDVNPSFDTVIKVVKALNLRLAI; the protein is encoded by the coding sequence ATGGCTATCAAACTTCGTAAATGGGACAGTGCTGAACATCTTAAAACAGAAGAAGATATGCAAGCTTACCTACAAGCCTGTATAGATGAATCTAATGGTGATGCGGCATTCATTGCAAAAGCTTTAGGGAATATTGCTAAAGCTAAAGGAATGGCTCAATTATCAAGAGACACAGGTTTAGGCCGAGAAAGTCTTTATAAAGCACTTTCTGGCGATGTAAATCCAAGCTTTGATACTGTTATTAAAGTGGTAAAAGCGCTGAATTTACGCTTAGCAATTTAA
- a CDS encoding IS6-like element IS1008 family transposase: protein MNPFHGRHFQGEIILWAVRWYCKYGISYRELQEMLAERGVNVDHTTIYRWVQRYAPEMEKHLRWYWCNPTDLHSWHMDETYIKVKGRWTYLYRAVDQRGHTIDFYLSARRNSKSAYCFLGKIFNTVKKWQIPRVINTDKAATYGHALSRLKREGKCPVDIEHRQIKYKNNVIECDHGKLKRIIRATLGFKSMKTAYATIKGIEVMRALRKGQASSFYYGQPQGEVCLINRVFGL, encoded by the coding sequence ATGAATCCCTTCCATGGTCGGCACTTTCAAGGTGAAATCATTCTTTGGGCTGTTCGTTGGTATTGTAAATATGGCATCAGCTATCGTGAACTTCAAGAAATGCTCGCTGAACGAGGTGTGAATGTTGACCACACCACAATTTATCGTTGGGTTCAGCGTTATGCTCCAGAAATGGAAAAACACTTACGCTGGTATTGGTGTAATCCTACAGATTTACATTCATGGCATATGGATGAGACTTATATCAAAGTGAAGGGGCGATGGACTTACCTGTATCGTGCAGTTGATCAACGTGGTCATACGATTGACTTTTACCTTTCCGCTAGACGGAACAGTAAATCAGCCTATTGTTTTTTAGGAAAGATCTTCAATACGGTGAAAAAATGGCAAATTCCACGGGTCATCAATACAGATAAAGCAGCGACCTATGGCCATGCTTTATCACGGTTAAAGCGAGAAGGAAAATGTCCAGTAGATATTGAGCACAGGCAGATTAAGTATAAAAATAATGTCATTGAATGTGATCATGGTAAGTTAAAGCGGATCATCAGGGCCACATTAGGATTCAAATCTATGAAGACGGCTTATGCCACAATTAAAGGTATTGAAGTCATGCGTGCACTACGTAAAGGACAAGCATCGTCATTTTATTATGGTCAGCCTCAAGGTGAAGTGTGTCTAATCAACAGGGTTTTCGGTCTCTAA